A region of Fibrobacter succinogenes subsp. succinogenes S85 DNA encodes the following proteins:
- the bioF gene encoding 8-amino-7-oxononanoate synthase, whose product MNERILDFFTKDALEAARANNTYRTLRHISSPEASHVTIAGKDTVLLASNSYLDLANIPELKQAMADAVLEWGTGSGGARLTTGNKTPHDKLEEFIAKFKGEEAAIAFNTGYMANVGTISALCGKNDFIFSDELNHASIIDGIRLSRAKCFVYKHNDMADLERAIETAKVEFCAREKLAENAVSNFRGLIVTDAVFSMDGDLANLPELLRIARARDCLLMIDEAHATGVLGRTGRGLAEHYNCEHADVTVGTLSKAVAAEGGFVAGSKQLIEFLKNKSRSFIFTTAMAPAVAAAALHNLQFIDAHPERVQQLRDNVKFFCDALRFHGLQVPQTESAIIPIIIGDEAKALRISETLQNEGVLIPAIRYPTVAKGQARLRASLMATHTKEELEFAAAKIAEAI is encoded by the coding sequence ATGAACGAACGAATTTTAGACTTTTTCACGAAAGATGCGCTTGAAGCGGCGCGTGCGAACAATACGTACCGCACGTTGCGTCACATCTCGTCGCCAGAAGCATCGCATGTGACGATTGCGGGTAAGGATACGGTTTTGCTCGCTTCGAATTCTTACTTGGATTTGGCGAACATTCCCGAACTCAAGCAGGCGATGGCGGATGCGGTCCTTGAATGGGGAACGGGGAGTGGTGGCGCTCGCCTCACGACCGGCAACAAGACTCCGCACGATAAACTCGAAGAGTTTATTGCAAAGTTCAAAGGCGAAGAGGCGGCTATTGCGTTCAACACGGGCTACATGGCGAACGTGGGAACGATTTCTGCGTTGTGCGGCAAGAACGATTTTATTTTCAGCGACGAACTGAATCACGCAAGCATCATTGATGGCATTCGCCTGTCGCGCGCAAAATGCTTTGTGTATAAGCACAATGACATGGCGGATTTGGAACGCGCGATTGAGACGGCCAAGGTGGAGTTCTGCGCACGAGAAAAGCTTGCGGAAAACGCGGTTTCGAATTTCCGTGGTCTTATTGTGACGGATGCCGTTTTCAGCATGGATGGCGATTTGGCAAACTTGCCGGAGCTTTTGCGAATTGCTCGCGCTCGCGATTGCCTTTTGATGATTGATGAGGCGCATGCCACGGGCGTCCTTGGGCGCACGGGGCGCGGACTTGCGGAACATTACAATTGTGAACATGCCGATGTGACCGTCGGGACTTTGAGCAAGGCCGTGGCCGCCGAAGGCGGCTTTGTCGCCGGATCCAAGCAGTTGATTGAATTCTTGAAAAACAAGTCTCGCAGTTTCATCTTTACGACAGCGATGGCTCCTGCAGTAGCGGCGGCTGCACTCCACAATTTGCAGTTCATTGACGCGCATCCGGAACGTGTTCAGCAGTTGCGTGACAACGTTAAATTCTTTTGCGATGCTTTGCGCTTTCACGGGTTGCAAGTTCCGCAGACGGAATCGGCGATAATCCCGATTATCATTGGGGATGAGGCGAAGGCTTTGCGGATTTCGGAAACGCTCCAGAATGAGGGCGTCTTGATTCCTGCAATCCGTTATCCGACGGTTGCAAAAGGGCAGGCCCGCTTACGCGCGAGCCTCATGGCTACGCATACAAAAGAAGAACTTGAATTTGCTGCAGCTAAAATTGCGGAGGCGATATGA
- a CDS encoding 6-carboxyhexanoate--CoA ligase — protein MDYYSLKMRASQHVGEGENSHEQHISGAERIVGRDSVEAVCAAMVRRAMNHSKGDPDFINVKIEKVHESDIQVLKSLPVTRVDVETWQEGLEKAFGLITPLMALRQAQGPCDGAKKFKEKLQDLLRETFPMRGAMLYDIATGNRLEPDKDRGVRATYMDALHSSEVDGCKNHFNEAIVLATKVANAPGMVAEFCVSDDPNYVTGYVASKELGYVRIMKMKEMGDENGGRIFLFDSRKASAEECIEYLQKKKVLVDVVGRT, from the coding sequence ATGGATTACTACAGTTTAAAAATGCGAGCCTCGCAGCATGTTGGCGAAGGCGAAAACTCCCATGAACAGCATATTTCCGGTGCTGAACGCATTGTTGGGCGCGATTCTGTGGAAGCTGTGTGTGCGGCGATGGTGCGCCGTGCGATGAATCATTCCAAGGGCGACCCGGATTTTATCAATGTGAAAATTGAAAAGGTTCACGAAAGCGATATTCAGGTCTTGAAATCGCTCCCTGTAACGCGCGTGGATGTGGAAACGTGGCAGGAAGGCTTGGAGAAGGCTTTTGGCTTGATTACTCCGCTGATGGCCCTTCGGCAGGCTCAGGGACCTTGTGATGGCGCAAAAAAATTTAAAGAAAAATTGCAGGATCTTCTGCGCGAGACGTTCCCGATGCGTGGGGCGATGCTTTACGATATTGCAACGGGAAACCGCTTGGAACCGGATAAAGATCGCGGTGTCCGTGCGACGTATATGGATGCGCTCCATTCGAGCGAAGTCGATGGATGCAAGAATCATTTCAACGAAGCGATTGTGCTTGCGACCAAGGTGGCGAATGCCCCGGGAATGGTGGCTGAATTTTGCGTGAGCGATGACCCAAATTATGTGACAGGCTATGTTGCGAGCAAGGAACTCGGCTATGTGCGCATCATGAAAATGAAGGAAATGGGCGACGAAAACGGAGGCCGCATTTTCTTGTTTGATTCCCGAAAAGCCTCCGCTGAAGAATGCATCGAGTATTTGCAAAAGAAGAAAGTACTCGTGGATGTAGTTGGCAGAACTTAG
- a CDS encoding GGDEF domain-containing protein: MGDYKKFIADFPVDSAEFFTAITYATTELYISMHVLDLENNTAFPIKTNEFIDKFMKCGSTLQESITNIMVNLACPESVSTIKNFTILSTLSERMKNANVISEIFHGKIHGWSKAMFVRVGDDKPLRRVLYVVENVNAQMTKLEQEKELLEQNRKQQNMINALMNGYASVVGVDFVTEKVEFFRTSDRIKSALGFMKEPPPFKILVEKLINTAVHEEDRKSIREVADESYIKEYLPVGNSLSKIFHNEVGQYVEMKIVRTGEETTVFGFTDKNNEITEINDKIYKDSLTQVMNRKYFDDKLALRNSQAVVMADIDFFKEVNDNYGHQCGDAALAAVASILNSSVRNLDRVVRYGGDEFLISFKGITHEVLRNRLEQMRARAEKIKLQDYPDVKLTMSFGGTFGDGIVSDMLSFADKALYVSKKKRNCVTLVPFEEKI; the protein is encoded by the coding sequence ATGGGTGATTACAAAAAGTTTATCGCGGACTTTCCTGTGGACTCTGCGGAGTTTTTCACAGCTATAACTTACGCCACAACTGAACTGTACATTTCGATGCATGTACTTGATCTTGAGAATAACACTGCGTTTCCTATCAAGACCAACGAATTCATCGATAAGTTCATGAAATGCGGCAGCACCCTACAGGAAAGTATTACCAATATCATGGTGAACCTTGCATGCCCAGAAAGCGTTTCAACCATCAAGAATTTTACGATTCTTTCAACATTGTCGGAACGCATGAAAAATGCAAATGTTATTTCCGAAATTTTTCACGGAAAAATTCACGGTTGGAGTAAGGCAATGTTTGTACGCGTTGGTGATGACAAGCCACTACGTCGAGTCCTGTACGTTGTCGAAAACGTGAATGCGCAAATGACAAAGCTGGAACAAGAGAAAGAGCTCTTGGAGCAGAACCGCAAACAACAAAATATGATCAATGCGCTCATGAACGGATACGCCTCTGTAGTCGGAGTTGATTTTGTCACAGAAAAGGTGGAATTCTTCCGCACAAGCGATCGAATCAAAAGTGCTCTTGGCTTCATGAAAGAACCGCCTCCGTTCAAGATTCTTGTTGAAAAACTTATCAATACGGCTGTACACGAAGAGGATCGAAAAAGTATCCGAGAAGTGGCTGATGAGTCCTATATTAAGGAATACTTGCCAGTTGGCAATAGTTTGTCAAAAATATTTCACAACGAAGTCGGCCAATATGTTGAAATGAAAATTGTGCGAACCGGCGAAGAAACAACCGTGTTCGGTTTCACCGACAAGAATAACGAAATCACGGAAATAAACGATAAAATCTACAAGGATTCGTTGACTCAAGTGATGAACCGCAAGTATTTTGATGATAAACTTGCATTGCGTAATAGTCAAGCCGTCGTAATGGCTGATATCGACTTTTTCAAAGAAGTTAATGACAATTACGGTCACCAGTGTGGAGATGCAGCCCTTGCCGCCGTAGCATCGATACTGAATTCATCTGTTCGTAATTTAGACCGCGTAGTACGTTATGGTGGCGATGAATTTTTAATTTCGTTCAAGGGCATCACTCATGAAGTGCTGAGAAACAGACTTGAACAGATGCGTGCGCGGGCAGAAAAAATTAAACTGCAAGATTACCCTGATGTAAAGTTAACAATGAGCTTTGGCGGAACATTCGGAGACGGAATTGTTTCAGACATGCTCTCCTTTGCCGACAAGGCGCTCTACGTATCAAAGAAAAAACGGAACTGTGTGACCTTAGTTCCGTTTGAAGAAAAAATTTAA
- the bioA gene encoding adenosylmethionine--8-amino-7-oxononanoate transaminase: protein MNTLLNFDSEHLWHPYAALKNTPARFLAKSAHGTTIETADGLKLIDAVSSWWCMAHGHNAPEIVEAIRKQSEKMCHVMFGGFTHEPAIELGEKLVNFLPEGLNKIFFADSGSIAVECAAKMAVQYQHSLGRPERCKLVALKGGYHGDTAGAMALSDPDGMHVLFRGIMPHHYFAERPNCRFDSAWDDSDFASMERVVEEHKDEIAAVICEPVFQGGNGMWLYNAGYLRRLRELCDRYGILLILDEIASGFYRTGPRFAMMHTATQDCADFIKPDIMCVGKALTGGSITMAACVASEKVADTITNSKIPAFMHGPTYMANPLACAAGIASLSLFESRDYASSVARIEKRLKANLEPLRSLENAADVRVLGAIGVLELKAKPSADDILRVIRETGVWLRPFCNYVYTMPPFITSDAEVERICEAIKMIGKCEPAPIVDGEDEFHE from the coding sequence ATGAATACGCTATTAAATTTCGACAGCGAGCATTTGTGGCACCCGTATGCTGCGCTGAAAAATACTCCCGCAAGATTCCTTGCTAAGTCGGCTCACGGAACAACGATTGAAACCGCCGACGGATTGAAACTGATTGATGCCGTATCGAGCTGGTGGTGCATGGCTCACGGGCATAACGCTCCTGAAATTGTTGAAGCGATTCGCAAGCAAAGCGAAAAAATGTGCCACGTGATGTTCGGTGGTTTTACGCACGAGCCCGCAATTGAATTGGGTGAGAAGTTAGTGAACTTTTTGCCCGAAGGCTTGAACAAGATTTTCTTTGCTGATTCGGGAAGCATCGCCGTGGAATGCGCCGCCAAGATGGCGGTGCAGTACCAGCATTCGCTGGGTCGCCCGGAGCGCTGTAAGTTGGTCGCCTTGAAGGGCGGCTACCACGGCGATACGGCAGGCGCAATGGCTTTGAGCGATCCTGACGGCATGCATGTGCTTTTCCGCGGAATCATGCCGCACCATTACTTTGCGGAACGCCCGAATTGCCGTTTTGATAGCGCTTGGGACGATAGCGATTTTGCATCGATGGAACGCGTTGTCGAAGAGCATAAAGATGAAATTGCGGCAGTTATTTGCGAGCCTGTTTTCCAGGGCGGAAACGGCATGTGGCTTTACAATGCGGGTTACCTCAGGCGTCTCCGAGAACTTTGCGACCGCTATGGCATCTTGCTTATTTTGGATGAAATTGCGTCTGGATTTTATCGCACGGGCCCGCGATTTGCAATGATGCATACCGCAACACAGGATTGCGCCGACTTTATAAAGCCGGACATTATGTGCGTCGGCAAGGCGCTTACGGGCGGTAGCATTACGATGGCGGCATGTGTCGCATCCGAGAAAGTTGCCGACACGATTACAAATAGCAAGATTCCGGCATTTATGCATGGCCCGACGTACATGGCAAACCCGCTAGCGTGCGCGGCTGGGATTGCTTCGCTTTCGCTGTTTGAAAGTCGCGATTATGCATCAAGCGTGGCGCGTATTGAAAAGCGCTTGAAAGCGAATTTGGAACCGCTCCGTTCGCTTGAAAATGCGGCGGACGTGCGTGTGCTCGGTGCAATTGGCGTTTTGGAACTCAAGGCAAAGCCAAGTGCAGACGATATCTTGCGCGTGATTCGCGAAACTGGCGTGTGGTTACGTCCGTTCTGCAATTACGTCTACACGATGCCACCGTTCATCACGAGCGATGCTGAAGTGGAACGCATTTGCGAAGCGATTAAGATGATTGGAAAATGCGAACCTGCGCCGATTGTAGATGGCGAAGACGAATTCCACGAGTAA
- a CDS encoding flavodoxin family protein — translation MKVILFNGSRRENGCTYTALNIVANQLKAAGIETKIVFVGGRVLKGEVNEVVHEAKELLETADGVVYGSPVYYASPSGEMLMFLDRLYGIAEANLLFKPAANVVSARRAGTTATLDVLNKYPTYAQQPLVTSRYWNMVHGSNPEDVLKDEEGVQIMKELGRNMAWLLKSIDAGKQAGVTQPDAKQKVYTNFIR, via the coding sequence ATGAAGGTCATCTTGTTTAACGGCAGCCGTCGTGAAAATGGCTGCACTTATACGGCTCTGAACATCGTCGCAAACCAGCTCAAGGCCGCTGGAATCGAAACGAAAATCGTGTTTGTCGGTGGGCGAGTGCTCAAGGGCGAGGTGAACGAAGTTGTCCACGAAGCTAAGGAACTTTTGGAAACGGCGGACGGCGTTGTTTACGGTTCTCCGGTTTATTACGCCTCTCCGAGTGGTGAAATGTTGATGTTCCTCGACCGTCTTTACGGTATCGCAGAAGCAAATCTGCTGTTCAAGCCGGCGGCAAACGTGGTTTCTGCACGTCGTGCAGGGACGACCGCAACTCTCGATGTGCTCAACAAGTACCCGACTTATGCGCAACAGCCGCTCGTGACTTCGCGCTATTGGAACATGGTTCACGGTTCGAATCCGGAAGATGTGCTGAAGGACGAAGAAGGCGTGCAGATTATGAAGGAACTGGGCCGCAATATGGCATGGCTCCTCAAGAGCATTGATGCGGGCAAGCAGGCGGGCGTGACGCAGCCTGACGCCAAGCAGAAAGTCTACACCAATTTCATTCGATAG
- a CDS encoding RBBP9/YdeN family alpha/beta hydrolase: MNYLIVPGLNNSGPKHWQSFWEKSLPNATRVIQRCWDHPEKADWVETLDKCIQQLNADTILVAHSLGVCTTVNYLLKAKSQGGVPPYIKGAFLVSPSDVDNVELIGNFAPMPLEKLPIPACVVASENDPFVSMERSEFFASAWGVKLFNAGALGHINSDSDLGEWEQGRKFLAEFESTEVLK, encoded by the coding sequence ATGAATTACTTGATTGTTCCTGGATTGAATAATTCCGGACCGAAACACTGGCAGAGCTTCTGGGAAAAGAGCTTGCCGAATGCAACGCGCGTCATCCAGCGCTGTTGGGACCATCCCGAGAAAGCGGACTGGGTCGAGACTTTGGACAAGTGCATCCAGCAGTTGAATGCGGATACGATTCTTGTGGCGCATAGCTTGGGCGTCTGTACGACGGTCAACTATCTTTTGAAGGCGAAATCGCAAGGTGGCGTTCCGCCGTACATCAAAGGGGCTTTCCTTGTTTCGCCAAGTGATGTGGATAACGTAGAACTTATTGGGAACTTTGCGCCGATGCCGCTTGAAAAACTGCCGATTCCGGCATGTGTCGTGGCGAGCGAAAATGACCCGTTTGTCTCAATGGAACGTTCTGAATTTTTTGCAAGCGCCTGGGGCGTAAAACTGTTTAACGCGGGTGCGCTTGGTCATATCAATTCGGATTCCGATCTCGGTGAATGGGAACAGGGGCGTAAATTCCTTGCAGAATTTGAATCAACGGAGGTTCTAAAATGA
- a CDS encoding glycoside hydrolase family 16 protein, producing MNIKKTAVKSALAVAAAAAALTTNVSAKDFSGAELYTLEEVQYGKFEARMKMAAASGTVSSMFLYQNGSEIADGRPWVEVDIEVLGKNPGSFQSNIITGKAGAQKTSEKHHAVSPAADQAFHTYGLEWTPNYVRWTVDGQEVRKTEGGQVSNLTGTQGLRFNLWSSESAAWVGQFDESKLPLFQFINWVKVYKYTPGQGEGGSDFTLDWTDNFDTFDGSRWGKGDWTFDGNRVDLTDKNIYSRDGMLILALTRKGQESFNGQVPRDDEPAPQSSSSAPASSSSVPASSSSVPASSSSAFVPPSSSSATNAIHGMRTTPAVAKEHRNLVNAKGAKVNPNGHKRYRVNFEH from the coding sequence ATGAACATCAAGAAAACTGCAGTCAAGAGCGCTCTCGCCGTAGCAGCCGCAGCAGCAGCCCTCACCACCAATGTTAGCGCAAAGGATTTTAGCGGTGCCGAACTCTACACGTTAGAAGAAGTTCAGTACGGTAAGTTTGAAGCCCGTATGAAGATGGCAGCCGCATCGGGAACAGTCAGTTCCATGTTCCTCTACCAGAATGGTTCCGAAATCGCCGATGGAAGGCCCTGGGTAGAAGTGGATATTGAAGTTCTCGGCAAGAATCCGGGCAGTTTCCAGTCCAACATCATTACCGGTAAGGCCGGCGCACAAAAGACTAGCGAAAAGCACCATGCTGTTAGCCCCGCCGCCGATCAGGCTTTCCACACCTACGGTCTCGAATGGACTCCGAATTACGTCCGCTGGACTGTTGACGGTCAGGAAGTCCGCAAGACGGAAGGTGGCCAGGTTTCCAACTTGACAGGTACACAGGGACTCCGTTTTAACCTTTGGTCGTCTGAGAGTGCGGCTTGGGTTGGCCAGTTCGATGAATCAAAGCTTCCGCTTTTCCAGTTCATCAACTGGGTCAAGGTTTATAAGTATACGCCGGGCCAGGGCGAAGGCGGCAGCGACTTTACGCTTGACTGGACCGACAATTTTGACACGTTTGATGGCTCCCGCTGGGGCAAGGGTGACTGGACATTTGACGGTAACCGTGTCGACCTCACCGACAAGAACATCTACTCCAGAGATGGCATGTTGATCCTCGCCCTCACCCGCAAAGGTCAGGAAAGCTTCAACGGCCAGGTTCCGAGAGATGACGAACCTGCTCCGCAATCTTCTAGCAGCGCTCCGGCATCTTCTAGCAGTGTTCCGGCAAGCTCCTCTAGCGTCCCTGCCTCCTCGAGCAGCGCATTTGTTCCGCCGAGCTCCTCGAGCGCCACAAACGCAATCCACGGAATGCGCACAACTCCGGCAGTTGCAAAGGAACACCGCAATCTCGTGAACGCCAAGGGTGCCAAGGTGAACCCGAATGGCCACAAGCGTTATCGCGTGAACTTTGAACACTAA
- a CDS encoding single-stranded DNA-binding protein yields MAYLNKVMLIGNIGKDPEVRVNPNGGRKRVSFSLATSRRYRDNNGEQKEQTDWHNIIGWGKIADIVEQLGIRKGMSLYVEGSLTNRSWTDQTSGQKRYVTEINMDTFQLLTPRGQGGAPGAGGFSQANSYQPNSFNGMQQNSAPAYDAGMAEDDVDLPF; encoded by the coding sequence ATGGCTTATTTGAATAAGGTTATGCTCATCGGTAATATCGGTAAGGATCCGGAAGTTCGCGTGAATCCCAATGGCGGTCGCAAGCGTGTTTCTTTCTCCCTCGCCACTTCTCGTCGCTATCGTGACAACAACGGTGAACAGAAGGAACAGACCGACTGGCACAACATCATTGGCTGGGGCAAGATTGCAGATATCGTTGAACAGCTCGGCATTCGCAAGGGCATGAGCCTTTATGTTGAAGGTTCCCTCACCAACCGCAGCTGGACAGACCAGACCAGCGGCCAGAAGCGCTATGTCACTGAAATCAACATGGACACGTTCCAGCTCCTCACTCCGCGTGGCCAGGGTGGTGCTCCGGGTGCAGGTGGTTTCAGCCAGGCCAACAGCTACCAGCCCAACAGCTTTAACGGCATGCAGCAGAATAGCGCTCCGGCCTACGATGCAGGCATGGCAGAAGACGACGTAGATCTTCCGTTCTAA
- a CDS encoding aspartate-semialdehyde dehydrogenase: MIRNVAIMGATGAVGQELLKILEQRNFPLQNLKLLASERSVGREYEFKGEKLKVELTCKDAFKNVDLVLSSAGASVSKEFAPIAVDAGAVVVDNTSFFRMDPNVPLVVPEVNPEDIKLHKGIIANPNCTTIMMVVALKPINDLSKITRIHVATYQSASGAGATGMAELKQQYQEIVEGKPVTVKKFAHQLAYNLIPHIDVFTDNGYTKEEMKMFNETRKIMHSDVRCAATCVRVSALRCHSEAISFETERPLSIEEVSNAIKNGEGLQLCDDVANNVYPMPLNLMGTDDVYVGRIRKDLACDNGMNIWIVGDQIRKGAALNAVQIAERL; the protein is encoded by the coding sequence ATGATTCGTAACGTAGCGATCATGGGCGCCACTGGCGCAGTAGGTCAGGAACTCCTCAAGATTCTTGAACAACGTAACTTCCCGCTTCAGAACCTGAAGCTTCTCGCCTCCGAACGCAGTGTCGGCCGTGAATATGAATTCAAGGGCGAAAAGCTCAAGGTTGAATTGACTTGCAAGGACGCATTCAAGAACGTTGACCTCGTGCTCTCTTCTGCAGGCGCAAGCGTTTCCAAGGAATTCGCTCCGATTGCTGTTGACGCAGGCGCAGTCGTCGTCGACAACACGAGCTTCTTCCGCATGGATCCGAACGTCCCGCTCGTTGTCCCGGAAGTGAACCCGGAAGACATCAAGCTCCACAAGGGCATCATCGCTAACCCGAACTGCACGACCATCATGATGGTTGTCGCTCTCAAGCCGATCAACGACTTGAGCAAGATTACCCGCATCCACGTTGCAACCTACCAGAGCGCAAGCGGTGCAGGTGCAACTGGCATGGCAGAACTCAAGCAGCAGTACCAGGAAATCGTCGAAGGCAAGCCGGTCACCGTGAAGAAGTTCGCCCACCAGCTCGCTTACAACCTCATTCCGCACATTGACGTGTTCACCGACAACGGCTACACGAAGGAAGAAATGAAGATGTTCAACGAAACGCGAAAGATCATGCACAGCGACGTCCGCTGCGCTGCAACCTGCGTCCGCGTTTCTGCTCTCCGCTGCCATTCCGAAGCTATCAGCTTCGAAACGGAACGTCCGCTTTCTATCGAAGAGGTCTCGAATGCCATCAAGAACGGCGAAGGCCTCCAACTCTGCGATGACGTTGCAAACAACGTCTACCCGATGCCGCTCAACCTCATGGGTACCGACGACGTCTACGTTGGCCGTATCCGCAAGGACCTCGCTTGCGACAATGGCATGAACATCTGGATTGTTGGCGATCAGATCCGCAAGGGTGCTGCTCTCAACGCAGTCCAGATTGCAGAACGCCTCTAA
- a CDS encoding aminopeptidase encodes MKDPRITQLAENLINNAIALKAGENILIETTDTPDELSTELIKAVAKVGGNAFIHNYNSRVRREVIRSASEEQMKLSADLAMNEMKQMQAYLSIRAMNNAMENCDIDDKKMLAYRTITQDVLNYRVNNTRWCVLRWPNPSMAQGAKMSTEAFEDFYFKACLADYPKMQRAALALVDLMNRTDKVRLVAQDTDITFSIKDIPAVPCCGNMNIPDGEVYTAPVQGSIEGVIHYNTPTLYEGKQFSNIRLVFKQGKIVEATCETGDNKSLNAIFDTDEGARYVGEFAIGFNPFVLSPMCDILFDEKIAGSIHFTPGMCYEDAPNGNKSAIHWDLVLIMRPEYGGGEIWFDDKLIRKDGLFVVDELKCLNPENLG; translated from the coding sequence ATGAAAGATCCTCGCATTACGCAACTTGCAGAAAATTTGATCAACAACGCCATTGCTCTCAAGGCGGGCGAAAATATTTTAATCGAAACGACCGATACACCGGACGAGCTCTCTACAGAACTCATCAAGGCTGTTGCCAAAGTTGGCGGTAACGCATTTATCCACAATTACAATAGCCGTGTGCGTCGTGAAGTTATCCGTAGCGCCTCCGAAGAACAGATGAAGCTCTCTGCGGATCTTGCGATGAACGAGATGAAGCAGATGCAGGCTTACCTCTCTATCCGCGCGATGAACAACGCCATGGAGAACTGCGATATCGACGACAAGAAGATGCTTGCCTACAGGACCATCACGCAGGACGTGCTCAACTATCGCGTGAACAACACACGCTGGTGCGTGCTCCGCTGGCCGAACCCGTCTATGGCCCAGGGCGCAAAGATGAGCACGGAAGCATTTGAGGACTTCTACTTCAAGGCTTGCCTTGCCGATTACCCGAAGATGCAGCGCGCTGCCCTGGCTTTGGTCGACCTCATGAACAGGACGGACAAGGTGCGTCTCGTGGCTCAGGATACGGACATCACGTTCAGCATCAAGGATATTCCAGCAGTGCCGTGCTGCGGCAACATGAACATTCCTGATGGCGAAGTCTATACGGCGCCGGTGCAGGGGAGTATCGAAGGCGTTATCCATTACAATACGCCGACGCTTTACGAAGGCAAGCAGTTCAGCAATATCCGCCTCGTCTTCAAACAGGGGAAGATTGTCGAAGCGACCTGCGAAACTGGCGACAACAAGAGCCTGAACGCTATTTTTGATACGGACGAGGGCGCTCGCTATGTAGGCGAGTTTGCTATTGGCTTCAATCCGTTTGTGCTTTCTCCGATGTGCGATATTCTGTTTGACGAAAAAATTGCGGGTTCCATCCACTTTACACCGGGTATGTGCTACGAAGATGCCCCGAACGGGAACAAGTCTGCCATCCATTGGGACTTGGTGCTGATCATGCGTCCGGAATACGGTGGTGGCGAAATTTGGTTCGACGACAAGCTCATCCGCAAGGACGGACTTTTTGTAGTCGATGAACTTAAGTGCTTGAATCCGGAGAACTTAGGATAG